A window of the Drosophila simulans strain w501 chromosome 2L, Prin_Dsim_3.1, whole genome shotgun sequence genome harbors these coding sequences:
- the LOC6731962 gene encoding uncharacterized protein LOC6731962: MQTFKLYILLTLLGNVYMLIPKTYEARHVSWNSTGSILDFRVRLLGRDRRVNGSLIITEDMDNKHYTISAQTFNDFDGSGSYKQTPYSIAEQSICQAVRYFWIFFKNTFKYGVNTDCPFVLNPCPIPKGDYYIKDSVLKTDDWPVIMPRGFLKGVATFKKDGEVISIQEVVIHIVDRL, encoded by the exons ATGCAGAcgtttaaattatatattcttCTAACATTACTAGGCAACGTTTAT ATGCTCATTCCAAAAACATACGAAGCGCGTCACGTTTCCTGGAACTCGACAGGCTCAATACTCGACTTTCGCGTTCGACTTTTAGGACGCGATCGCAGAGTCAATGGATCCCTAATAATAACTGAGGATATGGATAATAAACATTATACCATATCAGCGCAAACTTTTAACGATTTCGATGGCAGTGGAAGCTACAAGCAGACGCCATACTCCATCGCCGAACAATCCATTTGCCAAGCAGTGagatatttttggattttctttAAGAACACCTTTAAGTATGGTGTCAATACGGATTGTCCCTTCGTATTGAATCCGTGTCCGATTCCCAAAGGAGACTACTACATAAAGGATAGCGTGTTAAAAACAGACGATTGGCCAGTTATAATGCCGAGAGGATTTTTAAAGGGAGTTGCTACCTTTAAGAAGGATGGTGAAGTTATCAGCATACAAGAAGTAGTTATTCACATTGTAGATCGCCTTTGA
- the LOC6731961 gene encoding uncharacterized protein LOC6731961, translating into MQQTNAASGGDSLLPLRTCNTAGCKVATVVEKTKRKCSQFVSAPYIMPKPLVVNGHTSIFQVGGEMAKMGDIPALSKMSGGDGGQLIYRIKPGTHAHVINYVLIDEGSDSLEKARSGDQEAMRLLLESQRDSAVSKLHKLLANHKGSPPSCFMTGASLMPSRAVATVSTAAGTSAATGHVTTPQIHPNFSIASVEGAVPFRRAVPPLAVNPSAPAPAPSAPLPAVSAVQADSVDRLQAELVELRRTVARLEENSRR; encoded by the coding sequence ATGCAGCAAACAAATGCGGCTTCTGGCGGGGATTCGCTGCTCCCATTGCGCACATGCAACACCGCCGGATGCAAAGTGGCCACCGTGGTGGAGAAGACGAAGAGGAAGTGCTCCCAGTTCGTGTCCGCGCCGTACATAATGCCCAAGCCATTGGTCGTCAATGGGCACACATCGATCTTTCAAGTGGGCggcgaaatggccaaaatgggcGACATTCCGGCGCTCTCGAAAATGAGTGGTGGAGATGGTGGACAGCTAATATACCGGATAAAGCCGGGCACCCATGCCCATGTCATCAACTATGTACTCATCGACGAGGGCTCCGATTCGCTGGAGAAGGCCAGATCCGGCGACCAGGAGGCCATGCGTCTGCTGCTGGAATCGCAACGTGATAGTGCTGTGTCCAAGCTGCACAAACTTTTAGCCAACCATAAGGGAAGTCCGCCATCGTGCTTTATGACGGGTGCATCGCTAATGCCATCACGGGCAGTGGCCACCGTCTCAACGGCTGCAGGCACTTCAGCGGCCACCGGCCATGTGACTACTCCTCAAATCCATCCGAACTTCTCCATCGCCAGCGTAGAGGGTGCAGTTCCATTTAGACGCGCCGTTCCACCCTTGGCGGTGAATCCTTCAgcaccagctccagctccttcagCCCCTCTCCCAGCTGTCAGTGCAGTTCAGGCTGACTCCGTGGATCGCCTCCAGGCGGAGCTCGTCGAGCTGCGACGCACGGTGGCGCGCTTGGAGGAGAATAGTCGCCGCTAG
- the LOC6731960 gene encoding vitelline membrane protein Vm32E, producing the protein MKIVALTLVAFVALAGASCPYAAPAPAYPAPAAPSGYPAPPCPTNYLFSCQPNLAPAPCAQEAQAPAYGSAGAYTEQVPHYVGSPNREQVQQFHQRIGMAALMEELRGLGQGIQGQQY; encoded by the coding sequence ATGAAGATCGTTGCTCTCACCCTCGTTGCGTTTGTGGCCCTGGCCGGTGCCTCCTGCCCGtatgcagctccagctccagcttaTCCTGCGCCCGCTGCCCCGTCTGGCTATCCGGCTCCACCCTGCCCCACCAACTACCTGTTCAGCTGCCAGCCCAATCTGGCCCCAGCTCCCTGTGCCCAGGAGGCACAGGCCCCAGCCTACGGTTCCGCCGGCGCCTACACAGAGCAGGTGCCCCACTACGTGGGAAGTCCCAACAGGGAGCAGGTGCAACAGTTCCACCAGCGCATTGGAATGGCGGCTTTGATGGAGGAACTGCGCGGCTTGGGCCAGGGAATCCAGGGTCAACAGTACTAG